The following is a genomic window from Patagioenas fasciata isolate bPatFas1 chromosome 1, bPatFas1.hap1, whole genome shotgun sequence.
GGTATGCACACTGAGATACTGCTTTTGACTGTATAAAGCCTAAAGCTTCTACTTTGACTCTTCTTACAAGGTGATTTTGGCAGTTACAAGCCAGCAGTTGCTTAAagatggttttctttctttaagaaGAGTGTAGCCCTCAGGCCTCCTTACTTCCAAGGTAGAGTTTAAATAATCGTTATTGACTTTGTGATGTGAATTCTGCAATAATAGTTGACAAATATTCTACTCAGTATATATACACTACTTTCATAGATACTTTTAAAGTGGCACTTAATCACTTTAGTCCTGTGAATGAGTGAAAGCCTCTTTTGGAAACAAATAACATGTAACATGAATGTACTTCTAACATCTCCATGGATGTCATTCtgatttcaggaaaataaagaaaatgctaATGAACTGTCATGGGACCAATCAAATGGAAcctcagaaaaaaatgttactttaaaCTCTTCTACAAGCACGCTGACAAATTCCATATCAGGTGCAAAGTATAATCCTGAAGATCATGCATCCAAGAATGAAGTCACTGAAATAAAATCTCAGCATGTGTCACTTAGTAAGTCCTTCTTACAAATGAAAAGCATGAAAGAGAAGGAATTGattgcagaaacaaaacaaaactcaagtgTCAGCCTACCAAAGAAACAAGTGTTTGGTACATATCGTGGCAAAATTATCCCATCAAAGATAAATTCCTTCCGAAAAGTACCAAAACATGAGGGGAAAGATAGTTCCTTGCCAGATAAGAAGCCTCTTCCTTCTGCCACCAGACCAACAGCAAGTTCTTTGTCCACGAGCAGCTGTAGTATAGTTGTGAAGACTGTCAAAGTCCCAAAGTACCATAATTCTGTAAAACCAAATGGTAGCTTCCAATTCCAGAGCAAACAATCTGACAAAGCTGCTATTAGCAGTCTGAAGAAATGGCAACTGACACCTGCTGTAGTGTCAAAGAAAGTAACAGTCCAAAAAATGATCAGTGAAAGGGGACCACAGCTACCGAAGGCTGCTTCTAACAATTTTGACCACAGAGCTCTAGGAGTGAAGAGATGtgcagatttttgtgaagatGCAAGACCAGAAGCTCCAGCAAAAACAGTTTCTCTTGTTCCTGGTACAAAGTTGGGACAGGATTCTAAAACTAAAGGCAAGAGTAAATCTACTCTGCCAAAAGagacagcagaagagagaaggTAACTGCATTACTCACTGTTGCAGCTTGATCTTGGTATTTAGACATTCTTGGAAAGAAGGTCTGTTTTGATCTATTTCTTGTAAATGTGCTGGGAAAAAATAGAACTGAGTGTTTGAACTTGATGCCCAAGGGCAGCAGGCTAAAACTGTAGACTTAATACTGAGAAATCAGGATTCAAACTAATTACAGCAGCTCTTCAAACTCACAGCTTGTCCTGCGTGGTTATAAATAAAAAGTGTATATTGCTCAAGCTCTCTGTTTTTTAGGCTAAGTATTGTGACAGCCTTAAGCATGACAGATACTTTTGTAAGTGAATTGTCGTGCATGCTGCTGCTTTAGCAAAAAAAGATGGCTGATGCAAGGTAAACATGTTGATGGACTGAAGGAGAGCAATTGTCAGTGACATTTTTCAGCTCAGTGAATGCAGCTTAGACAATGGGGTGAAGAAGACTGATAATCTAAAACTTAATTAGTATTGGTAGAGCTCCTTGTAGAAAGTCACATTTACTAAAAATTGGTGGTCTAGGGGATGGGGTTGAAATGAAGTGTATAGGAAGACTGAAATACAGTCTTCACAGTTTTATACATcactttcagattttaaaagctgTGTTCTGGGTTGTTCTGGCCTGCTCTCCATGCTTGGTGACTTTAGAGATAGTTTCTAGTTTTCTGGTTTGAAGTGAGATTAGGGAAGAGAGGTGGCACAGGTGAATAACTCAGAAGTGTTTTTTACCCTCTCTTGGAAAAGTGTCTGTAGCCTAAGtctcttgctgctgctggaaaaggGGAGATGAAAGTGTTCTGACCTGATAGATACCTAAAGCAGATAGTGATATGCATGGTTCTGAAATTTCCATGTAGGTCTAAATGGCAGCTGTGTTCCTTTTAGGATAAAGGACTTGAGGCCTATCTGGAAAGTATGTCTGTGTACAACTTAGCCTAGCTAGTGTCAATCAATGTAAAAAGAAATAGAACGTATGTCACTTCACCTAATAATCTTCTTAAATGCAGAGCTCGCCTGGCTGAATGGAGGGCATCCAGAGGGAAAGTGATGAGGAGACCTCCAACATGTGTGCTTCTGAAACCCAAGTCTAAAAGGGAAGAACAAGAATTGTCTTCTGGCAATTCTTTAGAGCATGTATTACATAGTGAAAAGGTCAAGAAGACTCTGGCAGAGTGTCTGCATTTAATTGAACAGGTATTTGGTCCCTTGCCTACCAAGTTCTAATGTGTAAGACCCTACAACCTGCAAGTCCTACAGCCGTACTGAACTGGGAGTCAGATGCAGGGGACTAATTGCTTCCCAAGTTAAGCAGTATCATAGCTCTTTGCTGACACctgaagaaattaattttcacttaAGCTTCACTAACTTATTGAACTACTTAAGATTAGGCAATAATAACATCATAATAAGTAGAAAAGCTATAATGTAATGAGAGTAGCTACAGAGTAATCTAAAGCAAGTTTGCATTTGCAGAAACTTGGCTGGACTTCTGGGAAAGTCCGTTTTAGGAAATTCTGAAGGTATCTATGCATTTGACTATCCCTTCTACTTACTTACATACTACTGTATGAATCTCATTTGGAAGAATAGGTGAATGACAATCTTGTTCAAGTTCATAATTCAGTCTTGGAAATACTTGCCATCTTCAGCTTTCAGGGTTattcttcaaagaaagaaaaaatacttgcCTTCTAGTTCAAAACCAGCTAAAATACAGTGCCTCAAAATGCCTGCATTTAAATCTCAGCTCTTGTGTTGACTTTAGGGATGTCAAGGCGATGAAGTACGTGCCATGTTGGGAGATTTGACACAGAGCATTCCTGGGGCTAAAAAGCTTGCAAAATATTGGATCTGCTGCATGCATCTTGAACAGATGGGTCCTCTCGAAAAACTTATTGCCGTCTATGAGGAGGCCATTTTGGCAGGAGCAGTGGTGAGCAGCTTGTCTTGAAGTTTGAGATTATACAAATATAAAGGCATGAAAGtatgtgtcgagggtttagattgcagggtgacaataaaaccctggcagatgaattgttaacctcctctcccccctccttcccccttttgcccctccctctccccccttcccactaaggacaggcgatcgggacgaaaagaaggacagagagaagagagttagaaaaattaaaaatgctttactaatgctactaataagaatagagaaaataatacaaaatacacaaaaccaatcctgaaagtctcagcaactgcagagccagcacccaaagtcctggattggactctgcagccaaccggagctggactcggtctgtcactaggcctcagttcacagggacaactagcaaggtcctctcctaatgttggccataagcagaagggaaaagggacgagattctcgtgatctcccacttttatatgaagtattcacgtgaatggaatgttatacacagttgatcagtttcttggtcaccagtttcttgttgcccctcttgcgagatgtccatccatgcttatcaataactttgcattccatttctAGGTTTACtgaaacatgtatctggttctccaggaaaatgcagctaatatgaaggttttagctgataGGCAAATCACTAAAAGaggaacttggtttttaacaaaaccaggacagtatggTATATAAAATCCAGCTACTTCTGATTTTAATATATCCTTTTATAGTATGAGAAAAGCCACAAGGGACCTACTTGAACATAAAAAAAATGGATTTGTTTAGCTCTGTAACCACTGCAGATACTTTCTACACTGCTTACTACTTTCGAGAAGAAAGGTTTAGGATCACCAAAATACTATAGAAGAATACCTACAAGAAATTAGGGACTGAGACTTCTAGTATCCCTAGAAACCCCAAacaatttaattttatatttattgaTGGACTTGATTCCTGTGAAAGATCTCAGGGCATCAAATACAGTCTTAGTGCACAAATGCAGCATTCACGTGTGTTCTAacatgtgttccaaagagcaTTAAATAAAGGTTTTATAACATGAACATCATGTGGTCTGTACCACTTTCCCTGTAACTGTTATACCGAATAAGATGAAATTATGGTTAATGTTTGAATTCTTTTTTCTAAAACGTTACAACTTTTTTCCAGCCTAGAGTTGAACTGCGACATGCTCTGATAGATACTATGAAAAACACTGAAAGCCTTTTTAAGTTTGAGGATGGTAAGTGTGAGCACTCTGACTTAGTTAAATGTCTGGCTTGTCAGGCAACACAAGGTAACTGTTTATTTGTGCCTATATTTAATTCTGTTTCATGGGAACTCCACTGTGATAATTTGGTACTCAATTGTTTTTGAAACCAGCCTTGACTGAACTAACACTTTTCAATTGTGGGCATGTTAAAATGAGTAGTGGAGATGCTTTCATATTCCAGCTTTCTACTTAAACTCTAGCAAAACAGTGTGGTCCAGCTATTTTAGCCTGATAAGCaaagagtaaataaaaatattcttgtgAGCTAAAAATCAGTTGCCTCTTTGACACATGCGGCTTCACTAGCAGATGAATGGTGTTATGGTGTAGTGACAAAGGCAGTAAATATTCTGCTTTTGGAAGCAAAGTAGCCATATAAATTCCTGTTCAATATAACATAACCTGACAAGTATTTGACTCCAGAAACTGACTGGAATACTCGTTCGGAGCTGCTGCATTTGGGAAGGAAGAGAATGTCGTCTTAGGACGTACTTAGCTTGAGTTTTGAGGTTGCAAGTTCTTGAAGGTGACTAAAATAATTAGTAACTTCAATTGCTGTGGTTCAGACTCAGCACATACTTCACTTTCATTCTCATGTAAAACTCTAAGATTTCAAAGATCTCTAAAACATTAACTTCTCTGTAGTTGCAACTAATCCTATATGTATTTTCTTGAACTTTTCAATTTTAGGAGGAAGTGTGACAGAAGCTCATTTAAGTGAGGTAGTGGAAG
Proteins encoded in this region:
- the CKAP2 gene encoding LOW QUALITY PROTEIN: cytoskeleton-associated protein 2 (The sequence of the model RefSeq protein was modified relative to this genomic sequence to represent the inferred CDS: inserted 3 bases in 2 codons); this translates as MAARPLLRLQASRRSEPPKREQRQKVEEYRSRKKTFSGVLIEENQGSISSRTRRATSSKLQGKTQLSASPKPGMENKENANELSWDQSNGTSEKNVTLNSSTSTLTNSISGAKYNPEDHASKNEVTEIKSQHVSLSKSFLQMKSMKEKELIAETKQNSSVSLPKKQVFGTYRGKIIPSKINSFRKVPKHEGKDSSLPDKKPLPSATRPTASSLSTSSCSIVVKTVKVPKYHNSVKPNGSFQFQSKQSDKAAISSLKKWQLTPAVVSKKVTVQKMISERGPQLPKAASNNFDHRALGVKRCADFCEDARPEAPAKTVSLVPGTKLGQDSKTKGKSKSTLPKETAEERRARLAEWRASRGKVMRRPPTCVLLKPKSKREEQELSSGNSLEHVLHSEKVKKTLAECLHLIEQGCQGDEVRAMLGDLTQSIPGAKKLAKYWICCMHLEQMGPLEKLIAVYEEAILAGAVPRVELRHALIDTMKNTESLFKFEDGGSVTEAHLSEVVEVNKEPNSSVEQVQEAFKDFDSDQKAEGDDKKAETSSEEIKEEEMHLDLKLREEMLPKSNKKHKTKERTKKKGKSETQEQNEDGEKAKAQVVNSPEKENDTSYSMTYNLSTTPYLERIYHEVNDSSAKDLKVVTPLRYSQRIREKMCKVLDTVQDEDACVSXFEQLGELEPKATAFIHKQTNAXKETSAEVEE